One stretch of Chryseobacterium fluminis DNA includes these proteins:
- a CDS encoding AbrB/MazE/SpoVT family DNA-binding domain-containing protein produces MKTKVRKIGNSFGIIIGRKILDQVAVDKEVSLTVEDSKIIIEAVKSNNPREHWEEMLLKANSLEDKELLEDFENEFDKSEWTW; encoded by the coding sequence ATGAAAACAAAAGTTAGAAAAATAGGTAACTCCTTTGGTATTATAATAGGAAGAAAAATCCTTGATCAGGTTGCTGTAGATAAAGAGGTCTCTTTGACTGTTGAGGATTCTAAAATTATAATAGAAGCTGTTAAGAGTAATAATCCCCGGGAACACTGGGAAGAAATGTTATTAAAAGCTAACTCTTTAGAAGATAAAGAGCTTTTAGAAGATTTTGAAAATGAGTTTGATAAATCGGAATGGACATGGTAA
- a CDS encoding winged helix-turn-helix transcriptional regulator: MAKRKAYNECLNTVKPVKDALEVINGKWKLAIIISVGVGNERFTDIQDSIEGITPKVLAKELKDLEQHKLIKRIIIDDYPVKIIYKSQPYADTLTPIIYALKEWGINHKKVISN, from the coding sequence ATGGCAAAAAGGAAAGCATACAATGAATGTTTGAATACCGTAAAGCCCGTTAAGGACGCTTTGGAAGTCATTAATGGCAAATGGAAATTGGCGATCATTATTTCAGTCGGTGTGGGAAATGAACGATTTACCGACATTCAGGACAGTATTGAAGGGATTACCCCAAAAGTTTTAGCCAAAGAACTGAAAGATCTGGAACAGCATAAATTGATCAAAAGGATCATCATTGACGACTATCCTGTAAAGATCATTTATAAATCTCAGCCGTACGCAGATACATTGACACCCATTATTTACGCTTTGAAAGAATGGGGAATCAATCATAAAAAAGTTATTTCAAACTAG
- the hxpB gene encoding hexitol phosphatase HxpB codes for MKAVIFDMDGLLIDSEPFWQSAEKEVFGSLGIEVTEVHSSVTSRMTTKEVTEYWFRLKPWEDISIPDIEMKVIKRVGEHIGLHGKIMPGVMETLVYFKKAGYKIGLATNAPAILIPKVLKKLNIESYFDAVLSAESVAKGKPAPDIYVQMASDLSIDAARCIVFEDSKSGMSAAIAAGMTVVAVPARKQYDDVEFDAAHLKIGSLLDLTEDHIHDLNHRGYYNLK; via the coding sequence ATGAAGGCTGTAATTTTTGATATGGATGGTCTGCTGATCGATTCCGAACCTTTTTGGCAATCTGCCGAAAAAGAAGTTTTTGGATCTTTAGGAATCGAGGTGACTGAGGTTCACTCATCCGTGACAAGTCGGATGACTACAAAGGAAGTAACAGAATATTGGTTCCGTCTTAAGCCATGGGAGGATATCAGTATACCCGATATTGAGATGAAGGTTATAAAAAGGGTTGGAGAGCATATAGGTCTCCACGGAAAAATAATGCCCGGAGTCATGGAGACCCTGGTTTATTTCAAGAAAGCAGGTTATAAAATCGGCCTTGCTACTAACGCTCCCGCTATTCTTATTCCCAAAGTATTAAAAAAGTTGAATATTGAATCTTACTTTGATGCTGTGCTTTCGGCTGAGTCTGTCGCTAAAGGAAAACCTGCACCTGATATATATGTTCAAATGGCTTCAGACTTGTCGATTGATGCTGCGCGATGTATCGTATTTGAAGATTCAAAATCAGGGATGTCTGCTGCTATAGCTGCCGGAATGACGGTGGTTGCTGTTCCTGCCAGAAAACAATATGATGATGTTGAATTTGATGCTGCGCACCTTAAAATCGGAAGTCTTCTCGATCTTACCGAAGATCATATTCACGACTTAAATCATAGAGGATACTATAATCTGAAATAG
- a CDS encoding serine hydrolase domain-containing protein — MAKLLWSVILTVQSITLINAQIKPSQIDSLIKAYVTINKFNGSALIIKGGKIFFEGECGYQNVSSKQPITRQSIFPIGSLSKSFTALVILKLAEENILSVEDPISRYISGYPNGDRIKIKHLLTNTGGIYEKFRNPEFYSKLASARIYSQDEKMAFFKNQPLDFAPGTQFSYSNSGFDLLGIIIEDVTRSSYADAVDQYIFKPLKMTDSGFDFPNLQNKNKVNTYSFISPSKYTPAGPWNASLTFSSGGLYSTIGDLHKFYNGLKHFKMISEKVFQQAVTPYLGGYGYGWFIDQIEGERVIDHGGNIEGATSYFLMNPELDICIILLNNITSTSLEKIGNTMYRALRDKPYSIPQPKQTIQLEDHVLQKYTGIFKASEKYQVTVLKKSGQLFIRINDEGPIPFSAEKENVFYTKDADIVLEFISTNNRVTQLKIIQGLSTKIADKLLTMDQKE, encoded by the coding sequence ATGGCAAAGTTACTCTGGTCAGTCATTTTAACGGTACAATCCATTACCCTGATCAATGCTCAGATTAAACCTTCTCAGATTGATAGTCTGATCAAAGCTTATGTTACGATCAATAAATTTAATGGTTCGGCACTTATTATAAAAGGAGGTAAAATCTTTTTTGAAGGAGAATGTGGATATCAGAATGTATCTTCAAAACAGCCCATCACAAGGCAGAGTATATTTCCAATCGGTTCATTATCAAAATCATTTACGGCGCTGGTTATTTTAAAGCTGGCTGAAGAAAATATATTGTCTGTAGAAGACCCGATCAGTAGATATATATCAGGCTATCCTAATGGGGACCGCATTAAAATCAAACACCTGCTGACAAACACCGGAGGTATTTATGAAAAATTTAGAAATCCTGAATTTTATTCCAAGCTTGCTTCTGCTCGTATCTACAGTCAGGACGAAAAAATGGCGTTTTTCAAAAATCAGCCCTTGGATTTTGCACCTGGAACGCAGTTCAGTTATTCAAATTCGGGTTTTGATCTCTTAGGAATCATTATCGAAGACGTCACCAGGTCATCGTATGCGGATGCTGTAGATCAATATATTTTTAAGCCACTAAAAATGACTGATAGTGGATTTGACTTTCCAAATCTTCAAAATAAAAACAAGGTAAATACGTATTCTTTTATTTCCCCATCCAAATATACGCCGGCCGGGCCCTGGAATGCCAGCTTGACTTTCTCATCGGGCGGTTTGTACAGTACTATTGGAGATCTCCATAAGTTTTACAATGGATTAAAACATTTTAAGATGATCAGTGAAAAAGTTTTCCAGCAGGCAGTTACCCCTTATCTTGGAGGCTACGGATATGGATGGTTTATTGATCAGATTGAAGGTGAAAGAGTTATTGATCATGGAGGGAATATTGAAGGGGCTACCAGTTATTTTTTAATGAATCCTGAGCTAGATATCTGTATCATACTTTTGAACAATATCACATCAACCTCTTTAGAAAAAATAGGAAATACGATGTATAGGGCTTTACGGGACAAACCGTATTCTATTCCACAACCCAAACAGACGATTCAGTTAGAAGACCATGTCCTTCAAAAGTACACTGGTATTTTTAAGGCTTCTGAAAAATACCAGGTTACCGTGTTGAAAAAGTCAGGTCAGTTATTCATCCGGATCAATGATGAAGGTCCAATACCTTTTTCAGCAGAGAAGGAAAATGTTTTTTATACGAAGGACGCAGATATCGTCTTGGAATTTATATCAACAAACAACAGGGTTACCCAATTAAAAATTATACAAGGACTATCGACAAAAATAGCTGATAAACTTTTGACGATGGATCAGAAGGAATAA
- a CDS encoding NAD(P)H-dependent flavin oxidoreductase — translation MEANKKNRITEILGIKYPIVQGAMSWVTNAELVAAVSNAGGLGMLGPHAGQKTSPTSFQEITDRLRKEIRKVKSLTDKPFAVPVVISNDLTDIDTIANLLIEEDVKVILVNGIENFDFEPLVKKFKDHNIKTIYRALNPSVENALYAERIGVDILVATGFDEGGTVPDKIIGTFSIVPMISDAVHIPVMAAGGIADIRAVRAAMALGAEGIFAGTVFIATEENPAAENVKQLIVDHTASDLLIFRTNPAYYRSIPTPYSHELLAMDERGDTRDQIASKMYGEQGLKAGMLDGDINKGYITVGNGISYIKNIRPVKELIEDLMYDFN, via the coding sequence ATGGAAGCGAATAAGAAAAATAGAATCACAGAGATTTTAGGAATTAAATATCCAATCGTTCAGGGCGCAATGTCGTGGGTTACTAACGCAGAATTAGTTGCTGCCGTAAGTAACGCTGGAGGTCTTGGGATGCTTGGTCCTCATGCAGGTCAAAAAACAAGTCCAACCTCATTTCAGGAAATAACAGACCGGCTTAGAAAAGAGATACGAAAAGTAAAGTCTTTGACTGATAAGCCATTTGCAGTTCCTGTGGTAATTTCTAACGATTTAACAGATATTGATACAATAGCTAATCTTTTAATCGAAGAAGATGTAAAAGTAATTTTGGTAAACGGTATCGAAAACTTTGATTTCGAACCATTGGTTAAAAAATTTAAAGACCACAATATTAAAACGATTTATCGTGCCTTAAATCCAAGTGTAGAAAATGCTTTATATGCTGAAAGAATAGGTGTGGATATTCTAGTGGCCACCGGATTTGATGAAGGCGGAACAGTTCCTGATAAAATCATAGGGACGTTTTCAATTGTCCCGATGATTTCAGACGCTGTGCATATCCCGGTAATGGCAGCTGGCGGAATTGCAGATATCAGGGCTGTTCGTGCTGCAATGGCTCTGGGAGCTGAAGGAATTTTTGCAGGTACAGTTTTTATAGCTACAGAAGAAAATCCTGCTGCAGAAAATGTTAAACAGCTCATCGTTGACCATACAGCGAGCGACTTATTGATCTTCAGAACAAATCCTGCTTACTATCGTTCTATTCCAACACCTTACAGCCACGAACTTTTGGCCATGGATGAACGAGGCGATACCCGTGATCAGATTGCCAGTAAAATGTACGGAGAACAGGGATTGAAAGCAGGAATGCTGGACGGTGATATCAACAAAGGATATATTACGGTAGGAAACGGGATTTCTTATATTAAAAATATTCGGCCGGTAAAAGAGTTGATAGAAGATCTGATGTATGATTTTAATTAA
- a CDS encoding nuclear transport factor 2 family protein — MANKYFGIFFFINFFSISIFAQQVDKSNSVKRSEASTDLYNEIFSADNSLFNAFNNCDTLSYKKFFTEDLEFYHDKGGLTVSLKNELQSFTDNCKTNLHLRRELIKSSLEVYPIKDYGAIEIGMHRFYHRTKEGMEKLGGTYKFVHVWQKKNEGWKLSRVVSYGHD, encoded by the coding sequence ATGGCAAATAAATATTTCGGAATTTTTTTTTTCATAAACTTTTTTTCTATTTCAATCTTTGCTCAGCAGGTTGACAAATCAAATTCAGTTAAAAGAAGTGAAGCGTCTACTGATTTATATAATGAAATCTTTTCGGCAGATAATTCTTTATTTAATGCCTTCAATAATTGTGATACATTGTCCTACAAAAAATTCTTTACTGAAGATCTTGAGTTTTATCACGACAAAGGTGGATTGACTGTTTCACTTAAAAACGAGCTACAATCATTTACGGATAATTGCAAAACAAATTTACATTTACGACGGGAACTTATAAAAAGTAGTTTAGAAGTTTATCCAATTAAAGATTACGGAGCTATTGAAATTGGAATGCATCGTTTTTATCACAGAACGAAAGAAGGAATGGAGAAACTTGGCGGAACGTATAAATTTGTTCATGTTTGGCAGAAGAAAAATGAAGGGTGGAAGCTATCAAGAGTAGTCAGTTATGGACATGACTGA
- a CDS encoding DUF2628 domain-containing protein: protein MDKIQLHEIFFQRSHSYYIEQLKYYEQGKKFRFSYSALIFGILWFLYRKMYLEFFIIFFVFYLGTIFENLVLTKLIGIEKTKVVHFSVTILLLITLGIIGNNLYIKKAKRTLRNAEEKFPEIENQKEYIFKKGGTSYIYVIILLVLFILAIFIS from the coding sequence ATGGACAAAATACAACTACATGAAATTTTTTTTCAAAGAAGTCATTCCTATTATATAGAGCAATTAAAATATTATGAACAAGGAAAAAAGTTCAGGTTTAGTTATTCAGCTTTAATATTTGGTATTTTGTGGTTTCTGTATAGAAAAATGTATTTGGAATTTTTTATTATTTTCTTTGTTTTTTATCTGGGAACAATTTTTGAAAATTTAGTTTTGACAAAACTTATTGGAATTGAGAAAACAAAAGTTGTACATTTCTCGGTTACTATTCTTCTTTTAATAACTTTAGGAATTATTGGAAATAATTTATATATCAAAAAAGCGAAAAGAACTTTAAGAAATGCTGAAGAAAAATTTCCCGAAATCGAAAATCAAAAAGAGTATATTTTTAAAAAAGGTGGAACAAGCTATATTTATGTAATAATTTTACTAGTTTTATTTATTCTTGCAATATTCATTAGTTAA
- a CDS encoding LLM class oxidoreductase, which produces MNKTGKKLKLGAILDGLGWNHVAWQHPEMPSDASENLDFYIKQAKLAESAKFDTLFLVDVSHVGPGNIPHYLSMFEGISIMSALSVMTKNIGLSATVASSYGDPYGTLQDKSCHWTK; this is translated from the coding sequence ATGAATAAAACTGGCAAAAAATTAAAATTAGGCGCCATACTGGATGGTCTAGGATGGAATCATGTAGCCTGGCAACATCCGGAAATGCCTTCAGATGCAAGTGAGAACCTTGATTTTTACATTAAACAGGCAAAGCTGGCAGAATCTGCAAAATTTGATACGCTGTTTTTAGTGGATGTAAGTCACGTCGGTCCTGGGAATATCCCTCATTATCTCAGTATGTTTGAAGGAATAAGTATAATGTCTGCACTCAGTGTGATGACAAAAAATATTGGACTTTCGGCTACAGTTGCTTCTTCCTATGGAGATCCTTACGGCACTCTGCAAGACAAATCCTGTCATTGGACAAAATAA
- a CDS encoding PDDEXK nuclease domain-containing protein — translation MIERPQFNQELYSSIAKIIIDAKTQVYRSSNTILLKMYWEIGKLIIEDEQDGKFRAKYGKSVLRNLAEQISLEFGKGFNERNLNNMRAFFIAFPIWNAVRTELSWTHYRIISRVENPEHRVQYIEHSIEGNWNTRTLQRNIDSQYLGRLLKLPRQESKEVSNFIKDPYIFEFLGLPSDIAQTETQIESALITHLQKFLMELGKGFAFVARQQHIVTDTSDFFVDLIFYNYYLKCFVLVDLKTHKLTHEAIGQMDMYVRMYNDLKKGADDNPTIGIILCTEKDETVVKYSVMSDNEKLFASKYRTYLPDEGELKQLIEADRVKFQLDNQD, via the coding sequence ATGATAGAAAGACCACAGTTCAATCAGGAGCTTTACAGTTCCATCGCTAAAATTATTATTGATGCAAAAACCCAAGTTTACAGAAGCAGCAATACGATATTGCTGAAAATGTATTGGGAGATTGGAAAGCTTATCATTGAAGATGAGCAGGACGGTAAGTTCCGGGCTAAGTATGGTAAATCAGTTTTGAGAAACCTTGCTGAACAAATATCATTGGAATTTGGGAAAGGTTTTAATGAGAGGAATCTTAATAATATGCGGGCTTTTTTCATAGCATTTCCAATTTGGAACGCAGTGCGTACCGAATTAAGCTGGACCCATTACAGAATAATCTCCAGAGTTGAAAATCCTGAGCATAGAGTACAATATATAGAACATTCGATTGAAGGAAACTGGAATACCAGGACACTTCAAAGAAATATTGACAGTCAGTATTTAGGAAGATTACTGAAATTACCAAGACAGGAAAGCAAAGAGGTATCCAATTTTATAAAAGATCCATATATCTTTGAATTCTTAGGTCTTCCGTCAGACATAGCACAGACTGAAACCCAAATAGAATCGGCTTTAATAACGCATCTTCAAAAGTTCTTGATGGAGTTGGGAAAAGGATTTGCCTTTGTGGCGAGGCAACAGCATATTGTTACTGATACCTCCGATTTTTTTGTGGATCTTATATTTTATAACTATTATCTGAAGTGCTTTGTACTTGTTGATCTGAAGACCCATAAGCTTACCCATGAAGCGATAGGTCAAATGGACATGTATGTAAGGATGTATAATGACCTTAAGAAGGGAGCAGATGACAACCCTACGATAGGAATTATCTTATGTACCGAAAAAGATGAAACGGTTGTAAAGTACTCTGTAATGTCAGACAATGAGAAGTTATTTGCAAGTAAATATAGAACATATTTACCTGACGAAGGAGAATTGAAACAGCTGATCGAAGCAGATAGAGTAAAATTTCAATTGGACAATCAAGATTAA
- a CDS encoding LLM class flavin-dependent oxidoreductase, with protein MDKISKGRASLNAITSNPGGMVNFSRGHLTKRDQYPMNKEFIEIVLGLWDTYEDDAFIRDKKRRIFLNHHKMHNINYRGDYFSVEGPLNISRSVQGRPVLYTAGTSENFMEIATSYTDGVFTHGYDWEDTAALSDKIRQKLIAKQRRPEDFIISISQNPIVGETEKDAIEKYMELMQLIPRNSLPRPQFFGPAEKVADQIQKWYEVGAMDMLLIRQDHPHGLRDFIDLVVPILQDRGIFRTEYEAETLRGNLEIPNPPFGKVSL; from the coding sequence TTGGACAAAATAAGCAAAGGCAGGGCTTCTTTAAACGCAATTACTTCCAATCCTGGCGGAATGGTCAATTTCAGCCGTGGACATTTGACAAAGAGAGACCAATATCCGATGAATAAAGAATTCATTGAAATCGTTTTAGGGCTTTGGGATACTTATGAAGATGATGCATTTATCCGTGATAAGAAAAGGAGAATCTTTTTAAATCATCACAAAATGCATAACATCAACTATCGTGGTGATTACTTTTCCGTAGAAGGTCCTTTAAATATCAGCCGTTCAGTTCAGGGCAGACCGGTGCTTTACACCGCAGGAACTTCCGAAAACTTTATGGAAATTGCAACGAGCTACACCGACGGTGTGTTTACTCACGGTTATGATTGGGAAGATACAGCGGCGTTGTCCGACAAAATAAGACAGAAGCTTATTGCCAAACAAAGACGTCCTGAAGATTTCATTATATCCATTTCACAAAATCCAATTGTTGGCGAAACAGAAAAAGACGCAATTGAAAAATATATGGAATTGATGCAGCTCATTCCAAGAAACAGTCTTCCCAGACCACAATTTTTCGGGCCCGCTGAAAAGGTTGCAGACCAAATTCAGAAATGGTACGAAGTCGGTGCAATGGACATGCTTTTAATACGGCAAGACCATCCACACGGTTTACGTGATTTCATTGACCTGGTTGTTCCAATTTTACAGGATCGGGGTATTTTCAGAACAGAATATGAGGCAGAAACCCTAAGAGGCAATCTTGAAATTCCGAATCCTCCATTTGGAAAAGTTAGTTTATAG
- a CDS encoding LLM class flavin-dependent oxidoreductase — protein MMSKKTSYSILELAIVSEGSSFKQTLSNSLALAKVAEENNYTRYWFAEHHNSESVGSSATSILIGYVAENTEKIRVGSGGIMLPNHSPLVIAEQFGTLAQLYPNRIDLGLGRAPGTDMPTAQAIRSDFMKAAHSFPAEVEKIEEYFSLENKTSKVRVPIAEGVDVPIYILGSSTDSAHLAAAKGLPYAFASHFASTHLHSALEIYRKEFQGSDILNEPYTIAGANIIVADTDEEAERAFTSLIRMFFGVLTGNSKPLQAPTEMTEDLIEVLKHPSLYQMLKYSFVGSKQTVKKQVEDFIDKTQVDEIIMVSNIFALEDRIKSAQLFAEIMDEVNAEKASVV, from the coding sequence ATCATGAGCAAGAAAACATCATATTCAATTTTAGAGCTCGCTATCGTTTCGGAAGGGAGCAGTTTTAAGCAAACTCTTAGCAATTCCCTTGCTTTAGCTAAAGTGGCAGAAGAAAATAATTATACTAGATATTGGTTTGCGGAACACCACAATTCTGAATCGGTTGGTAGCAGTGCAACCTCAATATTGATAGGATATGTTGCTGAAAACACTGAAAAGATCAGAGTCGGTTCAGGCGGAATTATGCTACCCAACCACTCTCCGCTGGTGATTGCAGAACAATTTGGGACATTAGCGCAACTCTATCCAAACAGAATTGATCTGGGCTTGGGACGTGCTCCCGGAACTGATATGCCTACCGCACAAGCCATCCGTTCGGATTTTATGAAAGCTGCACATTCTTTTCCTGCTGAAGTGGAAAAGATTGAGGAGTATTTTTCACTGGAAAATAAAACTTCAAAAGTTAGGGTTCCTATTGCAGAAGGTGTTGACGTTCCGATCTATATTTTAGGCTCAAGTACTGACAGTGCGCATCTGGCAGCAGCGAAAGGATTACCTTATGCCTTTGCAAGTCATTTTGCATCTACTCATTTGCATTCTGCTTTGGAAATTTATCGAAAAGAGTTTCAAGGTTCAGATATTTTGAATGAACCCTACACGATTGCCGGCGCTAATATCATCGTTGCCGATACGGATGAAGAGGCAGAAAGAGCATTCACATCATTGATCAGAATGTTTTTCGGAGTATTAACCGGAAATTCCAAACCATTACAGGCACCCACTGAAATGACTGAAGATTTAATCGAAGTTTTAAAGCATCCGAGCTTGTATCAGATGTTGAAATATTCTTTTGTAGGAAGTAAGCAAACGGTTAAAAAACAGGTAGAAGATTTTATTGACAAAACACAGGTTGATGAGATTATTATGGTTTCTAATATCTTTGCATTGGAAGACAGGATAAAATCGGCACAGCTTTTCGCTGAAATAATGGATGAAGTTAATGCTGAAAAAGCTTCCGTAGTTTAA
- a CDS encoding Crp/Fnr family transcriptional regulator yields MDFLSFVSSLSLLESEAKVALETKLYPKKYRKGELILETGMVCKRIYFVDNGLVKTFFYTDTREFIMRFFPEGRMFTVLDSFVLQQPSSYSVLAIEDSTITCLNYDDLEMLCQRHHSIETFYRKLISLAAVNMMDRINGTLEEKAQTAYHKFLKEYGPLLQRISLADLASYLGITQVSLSRIRAMK; encoded by the coding sequence ATGGACTTTCTAAGTTTTGTTTCTTCACTTTCCCTTCTTGAAAGCGAAGCCAAAGTTGCTTTAGAAACAAAACTTTACCCCAAGAAATACCGGAAAGGGGAACTGATCCTGGAAACTGGTATGGTCTGTAAACGAATTTATTTTGTAGACAACGGTCTCGTGAAAACCTTCTTTTATACAGATACCCGCGAATTTATCATGCGCTTTTTTCCTGAAGGCAGAATGTTTACCGTTCTCGACAGTTTTGTTCTTCAGCAGCCTTCATCATATTCTGTGCTGGCTATTGAAGATAGCACGATAACCTGTCTTAATTATGATGATCTGGAAATGCTTTGTCAACGGCACCACTCCATCGAAACCTTTTACCGCAAACTTATTTCGCTGGCTGCGGTGAATATGATGGACCGAATCAACGGTACACTGGAAGAGAAAGCCCAAACAGCGTATCATAAATTTCTGAAAGAATACGGACCGTTGCTACAACGGATCAGCCTGGCTGATCTGGCTTCCTATCTCGGGATTACCCAAGTATCGTTAAGCAGGATCAGGGCGATGAAGTAG
- a CDS encoding type II toxin-antitoxin system PemK/MazF family toxin → MDMVKRFEIYFIDLNPTIGSEISKIRPCVIVSPNEMNNALNTVIIAPLTSTIKNYPMRVNCKVDGKNGQVALDHLRSIDKRRLKAKLTSLDKPTQDEIIETLLNMFS, encoded by the coding sequence ATGGACATGGTAAAAAGATTTGAAATATATTTTATTGATCTTAATCCTACGATAGGAAGCGAAATAAGTAAGATAAGACCCTGTGTAATTGTCTCACCAAATGAGATGAATAACGCTTTAAATACTGTAATCATTGCCCCTCTTACTTCTACTATAAAAAATTATCCTATGAGGGTTAATTGCAAGGTAGATGGTAAGAATGGGCAGGTTGCATTAGATCATCTGAGATCTATTGATAAAAGAAGGTTAAAGGCCAAGCTTACAAGTCTTGATAAACCTACCCAAGATGAAATTATAGAGACTTTACTCAATATGTTTTCTTAA
- a CDS encoding recombinase family protein, protein MISKNDHLRKGYELYVRRLDRLGRSLKHIIDLVLSLNEQGVIIKGLTDGVDTSTINGRLFLNLMASLAEYERELIRERTNAGLQSARARGRTGGRLKGFTNETISKLLIMRSVYKDTTKTPEEIYKPLGLTRATFYRYAKILDSHTNEEI, encoded by the coding sequence ATAATATCAAAAAACGATCATTTAAGAAAAGGATACGAGCTTTATGTACGGCGATTAGACCGATTGGGAAGAAGTTTAAAACATATTATTGATTTGGTGCTAAGCTTAAACGAACAAGGGGTTATTATAAAAGGTCTTACCGATGGTGTAGATACATCTACTATCAATGGACGTCTTTTTCTTAACCTAATGGCTTCGTTGGCTGAATATGAAAGAGAATTGATCAGAGAAAGAACTAATGCGGGATTACAATCGGCAAGAGCCAGAGGAAGGACGGGCGGACGACTAAAAGGATTTACAAACGAAACTATTTCAAAATTATTAATCATGAGGTCGGTTTATAAAGATACTACGAAAACACCGGAAGAAATTTATAAGCCACTTGGTTTGACAAGAGCAACTTTCTACCGTTATGCTAAAATCCTTGATAGCCATACAAATGAGGAAATATAA
- a CDS encoding DUF4262 domain-containing protein: MTEEHAQHDREAKQAIIHDVEKYGCHLALIEADNYLPAFVYTIGLYKKFGHPELICFGLKTDVLASILNHACDLIKSGQTLSSDKPYPGFLQDYNIQLLEADKEYYPDYIGYAGWFNDGNFNFPLLQVVWPDKQHHFPWDENFNPAWKFKQPLLDRNTDFKFYEERNLGVYTTSQALEGDPILYVYHNDDGDWQFHTSDQPNIDDAKLVCLEEITELDPTINELYHLQYGWSAWRKSKDDNWEYEEDIEEKQ; this comes from the coding sequence ATGACAGAAGAACATGCACAACATGATAGAGAAGCTAAACAAGCGATCATTCATGACGTTGAAAAATATGGTTGTCACTTGGCTTTAATTGAAGCAGATAACTATCTTCCTGCATTTGTTTATACCATTGGCCTGTATAAAAAATTCGGACACCCTGAACTTATATGTTTTGGGTTGAAAACGGATGTGTTGGCATCTATTCTTAATCATGCTTGCGACCTGATAAAAAGTGGACAAACACTCAGTAGTGATAAGCCATATCCGGGATTTTTACAGGATTATAATATACAGCTTCTTGAAGCGGATAAAGAATATTATCCGGATTACATTGGATATGCAGGTTGGTTTAATGATGGTAATTTTAATTTTCCTCTTTTACAGGTTGTATGGCCGGACAAACAGCACCATTTTCCGTGGGATGAAAACTTTAATCCTGCCTGGAAATTTAAACAACCATTGCTGGATAGAAATACGGACTTTAAATTTTACGAAGAGCGCAACTTAGGAGTTTATACTACCAGTCAGGCACTGGAAGGTGATCCTATTTTGTACGTGTATCATAACGATGATGGTGACTGGCAATTTCATACTAGCGACCAGCCTAATATTGATGATGCAAAACTTGTTTGCCTTGAAGAGATCACAGAGCTTGACCCAACGATCAATGAACTTTACCATTTGCAATACGGATGGAGTGCATGGAGAAAAAGTAAGGATGATAACTGGGAATATGAGGAAGATATAGAGGAAAAGCAATGA